One genomic segment of Sandaracinaceae bacterium includes these proteins:
- a CDS encoding UvrD-helicase domain-containing protein, with product MNVTTAISNDFLEAFSRIPRKAQKRVREFTSKFREDPMSSGINYERLSGKIDSRLRSVRVGIDYRAIVLAPEQGDVYVLLWVDHHDEAYRWAENRRVEVHPATGALQIFQTESVIHEPQPEASASASPSGRFRDLTDEQLFSAGIPRVLVPAVRHVYTDADFDALAPHLPAEAAEVLTGVAAGMSLDEAIADALAQLPAKKEIDTSDVAAALERVESTRRFRVLDDDFDLEAALDHPLESWRVFLHPTQRRLAEKTTRGPTRVLGAAGTGKTVVAMHRAVNLVRNLLGEDGRVLFTTFTVNLAADIAHQLAKLATEEELTRIEVVSIDRLASRIARDAGLDAKPAMDTSKLWREAIDVYGDGPWGLELYRAEWADVVQAQDLRDERAYLRAKRFGRGTRLTRVERKAIWPVFERYRELLDEQALVEMADLLRYAKRAVEAEPEKWRYAAVVVDEAQDMSAPALELLRALAGPEHENDLFLVGDAHQRIYGRPVSLLSCGINVRGRRSQRLRINYRTTDTIRRYAMAVLEGETFDDLDEGEDDARGYVSLRSGPAPEVKVLDDLASERAFLASTLQQLIERERVPPSHICVTARTHEQLDAGYAPALDAAGLAYEKLGKGEPRTEHVRLATLHRIKGLEFPVVIIVGADRAHLPLPSPELNADDPVVRAHALKRERCLFYVAASRARDRLLVTANGRLSALLGARTEP from the coding sequence ATGAACGTCACCACCGCGATCTCGAACGACTTCCTCGAAGCCTTCTCACGCATCCCCAGGAAGGCGCAGAAGCGGGTCCGGGAGTTCACCAGCAAGTTCCGCGAGGACCCGATGTCCTCCGGGATCAACTACGAGCGTTTGAGCGGGAAGATCGACTCGCGCCTCCGCTCGGTGCGGGTGGGCATCGACTACCGCGCCATCGTGCTCGCGCCCGAGCAGGGAGACGTCTACGTGCTCCTCTGGGTCGACCACCACGACGAGGCCTACCGCTGGGCCGAGAACCGCAGGGTCGAGGTGCACCCCGCGACCGGCGCGTTGCAGATCTTCCAGACCGAGTCCGTGATCCATGAGCCGCAGCCCGAGGCGTCCGCGAGCGCATCGCCGAGCGGGCGCTTCCGTGACCTGACCGACGAGCAGCTCTTCAGCGCGGGCATCCCACGCGTGCTCGTCCCGGCCGTGCGCCACGTCTACACCGACGCCGACTTCGACGCGCTCGCGCCCCACCTGCCGGCGGAGGCGGCGGAGGTGCTCACGGGCGTCGCGGCCGGCATGAGCCTCGACGAGGCCATCGCGGACGCCCTGGCGCAGCTGCCCGCGAAGAAGGAGATCGACACGTCGGACGTCGCGGCCGCCCTCGAGCGCGTCGAGTCCACCCGCCGCTTCCGCGTGCTCGACGACGACTTCGACCTCGAGGCGGCCCTCGACCACCCGCTCGAGTCCTGGCGCGTCTTCCTCCACCCCACCCAACGTCGGCTCGCGGAGAAGACCACCAGGGGCCCGACGCGCGTGCTCGGCGCCGCGGGCACCGGCAAGACGGTCGTCGCGATGCATCGCGCCGTGAACCTCGTGCGCAACCTCCTCGGAGAGGACGGGCGGGTCCTCTTCACCACCTTCACCGTGAACCTCGCGGCCGACATCGCGCACCAGCTCGCGAAGCTCGCGACCGAGGAGGAGCTGACCCGCATCGAGGTCGTGAGCATCGACCGCCTCGCCAGCCGGATCGCGCGCGACGCCGGCCTCGACGCGAAGCCGGCCATGGACACCTCGAAGCTGTGGCGCGAGGCGATCGACGTCTACGGGGACGGCCCGTGGGGGCTCGAGCTCTACCGCGCCGAGTGGGCGGACGTCGTGCAGGCGCAGGACCTCCGCGATGAGCGCGCGTACCTCCGAGCGAAGCGCTTCGGGCGGGGCACCCGGCTCACCCGCGTCGAGCGCAAGGCGATCTGGCCTGTCTTCGAGCGCTACCGCGAGCTGCTCGACGAGCAGGCGCTGGTCGAGATGGCGGATCTCCTCCGCTACGCCAAGCGCGCGGTCGAGGCCGAGCCAGAGAAGTGGCGGTACGCGGCGGTCGTCGTGGACGAGGCGCAGGACATGAGCGCCCCCGCCCTCGAGCTCTTGCGCGCCCTCGCGGGCCCCGAGCACGAGAACGACCTCTTCCTCGTCGGCGACGCGCACCAGCGGATCTACGGCCGGCCGGTGTCGCTGCTCTCGTGCGGCATCAACGTGCGAGGGCGCCGAAGTCAGCGGCTCCGCATCAACTACCGGACCACCGACACCATCCGCCGATACGCCATGGCGGTCCTGGAGGGAGAGACCTTCGACGACCTCGACGAAGGCGAAGACGACGCGCGCGGCTACGTCTCGCTCCGCTCCGGCCCGGCGCCCGAGGTCAAGGTGCTCGACGACCTCGCGAGCGAACGCGCCTTCCTCGCCTCCACCCTTCAGCAGCTCATCGAGCGCGAGCGTGTCCCGCCCTCGCACATCTGCGTGACCGCGCGCACCCACGAGCAGCTCGACGCCGGCTACGCCCCCGCGCTCGACGCCGCGGGGCTGGCCTACGAGAAGCTGGGCAAGGGGGAGCCCAGGACCGAGCACGTTCGACTCGCGACGCTCCACCGCATCAAGGGCCTCGAGTTCCCCGTCGTCATCATCGTCGGCGCCGACCGCGCGCACCTCCCGCTGCCCTCGCCCGAGCTGAACGCCGACGACCCCGTGGTGAGAGCGCACGCCCTCAAGCGAGAGCGCTGCCTCTTCTACGTAGCCGCGAGCCGCGCCCGTGACCGGCTGCTGGTGACGGCCAACGGCCGCCTGAGCGCGCTCCTGGGCGCGCGAACTGAGCCCTGA
- a CDS encoding sodium bicarbonate transporter family protein: protein MSEDSQSNGLPIARSQQHARRALVYGRTLILLDVEAEHLDDVLDAVAEELATDPSTGYRDSVKESLRRLGDSGPELLDGGVAVVHDSLPAVDGVPVDVDVLVRTQEPLALRDDEGDAVRFIWVLITSEKTHPHVGAAAEFAHLMHHEDLAQPALAAETPGELAAAFEHALKREIDLQRIPPELERTGRLFGGMIRDLKRRAPHYIDDFRQGFRVKVLGSVLFMFVACLAAAVAFGGLLSTLTDGQIGAVETLLASAVCGVVWSLCAGQPLPIVGATGPNVIFTGILYGLCQRFDVPFLPTVACTGLWAGFFLLVLAATDASALIRYFTRFTDEVFAALIGLIFISEAAYDLTGAFQDPDVSEATALFSLLLALGTTVIAIALARFRRLPYLRAKFREFLSDFGPAIAILAMTLIAHSWSSLELPKLEAPDHLAPSIDRGWVVNPMAAPAWVWGASAIPALLLTILIWVNQNITARLTNSPDYKLTKGPAFHWDIAVMGFLVGLMGMFGLPWVVGAVVRSLNHTKSLVETDARGRTVGVVENRISNLMIHVLIGASVLFFLPYLSLIPMAVLFGLFLFMGIGTLGGNQFVDRLKLWIMDPNLYPPTHYLRAVPVRFVHYYTGIQFACLTVLWVVKASAIGILFPFFVAMLVPIRLSLKKIFRPHHLALLDAEEGPADEEFREVGA from the coding sequence GTGAGCGAAGATTCTCAGTCCAACGGGCTGCCGATAGCCCGCTCGCAGCAGCACGCGCGCCGGGCTCTGGTCTACGGCCGCACGCTGATCCTCCTGGACGTGGAGGCCGAGCACCTCGACGACGTCCTGGACGCCGTAGCCGAAGAGCTCGCCACCGACCCGTCGACCGGCTACCGCGACTCGGTCAAGGAGAGCCTCCGACGACTCGGGGACTCCGGGCCCGAGCTCCTGGACGGCGGCGTGGCGGTCGTGCACGACTCGCTGCCGGCGGTGGACGGCGTCCCGGTCGACGTCGACGTCCTGGTCCGCACGCAGGAGCCGTTGGCGCTCCGGGACGACGAAGGCGACGCCGTCCGCTTCATCTGGGTCTTGATCACGAGCGAGAAGACGCACCCGCACGTGGGCGCGGCGGCCGAGTTCGCGCACCTGATGCATCACGAGGACCTCGCCCAGCCCGCCCTCGCGGCGGAGACCCCGGGCGAGCTGGCCGCGGCGTTCGAGCACGCGCTGAAGCGCGAGATCGATCTGCAGCGCATCCCTCCCGAGCTGGAGCGCACGGGGCGGCTCTTCGGCGGCATGATCCGAGACCTAAAGCGCCGCGCGCCCCACTACATCGACGACTTCCGGCAGGGCTTCCGGGTGAAGGTGCTCGGGAGTGTCCTGTTCATGTTCGTGGCGTGCCTCGCGGCGGCGGTCGCCTTCGGCGGGCTGCTCTCGACGCTCACGGACGGGCAGATCGGCGCGGTCGAGACGCTGCTCGCCTCGGCGGTGTGCGGGGTGGTGTGGTCGCTCTGCGCCGGGCAGCCGCTGCCCATCGTCGGCGCCACCGGACCGAACGTGATCTTCACCGGCATCCTCTATGGGCTCTGCCAGCGCTTCGACGTGCCGTTCCTGCCGACCGTCGCCTGCACGGGGCTCTGGGCGGGCTTCTTCCTGCTGGTGCTGGCGGCGACGGACGCGAGCGCGCTCATCCGCTACTTCACCCGCTTCACGGACGAGGTCTTCGCGGCGCTCATCGGGCTGATCTTCATCAGCGAGGCGGCCTACGATCTGACGGGCGCGTTCCAGGACCCCGACGTGTCGGAGGCGACCGCGCTCTTCTCGTTGCTGCTCGCGCTCGGCACGACCGTGATCGCCATCGCGCTCGCGCGCTTCCGCCGCCTGCCCTATCTGCGCGCCAAGTTCCGCGAGTTCTTGAGCGACTTCGGGCCGGCCATCGCGATCCTGGCCATGACGCTGATCGCCCACTCCTGGTCGTCGCTCGAGCTGCCCAAGCTCGAGGCGCCGGACCACCTCGCGCCGTCGATCGACCGCGGGTGGGTGGTGAACCCGATGGCGGCGCCGGCCTGGGTGTGGGGCGCGTCCGCGATCCCCGCGCTGCTCCTCACGATCCTGATCTGGGTGAACCAGAACATCACCGCGAGGCTGACGAACAGTCCCGACTACAAGCTGACGAAGGGGCCCGCGTTCCACTGGGACATCGCGGTCATGGGCTTCCTGGTCGGCTTGATGGGGATGTTCGGTCTCCCGTGGGTGGTCGGCGCCGTGGTCCGGTCGCTCAACCACACCAAGAGTCTCGTCGAGACCGACGCTCGCGGTCGGACGGTGGGCGTGGTCGAGAACCGGATCTCGAACCTGATGATCCACGTGCTCATCGGCGCGTCGGTGCTGTTCTTCCTGCCCTACTTGTCTCTCATCCCGATGGCGGTGCTCTTCGGGCTCTTCCTGTTCATGGGCATCGGCACCCTCGGCGGGAACCAGTTCGTGGACCGCCTCAAGCTCTGGATCATGGACCCGAACCTCTACCCGCCGACGCACTACCTGCGCGCGGTGCCGGTCCGCTTCGTCCACTACTACACAGGCATCCAGTTCGCCTGTCTCACCGTCCTGTGGGTAGTGAAGGCGAGCGCCATCGGGATCCTCTTCCCCTTCTTCGTGGCCATGCTCGTGCCGATCCGGCTCTCGCTGAAGAAGATCTTCCGGCCGCACCATCTGGCGCTCCTCGACGCCGAGGAAGGCCCGGCCGACGAGGAGTTCCGCGAGGTCGGTGCGTGA
- a CDS encoding DUF5996 family protein, translating to MVDSSETEWPALDYGAWRETCGALHMWTQIAGKYRLAHTPWVNHSWHATLYVTPRGLTTGVVPDGGRTVTLDFDFVDHALVARADGGATRAFALEEMSVAAFFERAREAIAAVGGRPSLHGAPSEVPDAIPFADDTAARPYDRDAVERYHQALIRVAHVFSHFRTSFLGKVSPVHLFWGALDLAVTRFSGRRAPLHPGGIPNLPDEVTREAYSHEVSSAGFWPGGGGVEEAMFYSYAYPAPDGFAAAKVEPEGARYHDQLGEFVLPYDAVRSAADPSATLLRFLRSTYAAAADRGGWDRDALECELGAPGVPRAVSSPREGGS from the coding sequence ATGGTGGACTCGAGCGAGACGGAGTGGCCGGCGCTGGACTACGGCGCGTGGCGGGAGACGTGCGGCGCGCTCCATATGTGGACGCAGATCGCGGGGAAATACCGGCTGGCGCACACGCCCTGGGTCAACCACTCGTGGCACGCGACGCTCTACGTGACGCCGCGAGGGCTCACGACCGGGGTGGTGCCGGACGGTGGCCGGACGGTGACGCTCGACTTCGACTTCGTGGACCACGCCCTCGTGGCCCGAGCCGACGGCGGCGCGACCCGCGCCTTCGCGCTCGAGGAGATGAGCGTCGCCGCGTTCTTCGAGCGCGCGCGGGAGGCGATCGCCGCGGTGGGCGGCAGGCCCAGCCTCCACGGCGCGCCGAGCGAGGTGCCCGACGCGATCCCGTTCGCCGACGACACGGCCGCCCGCCCCTACGATCGCGACGCGGTCGAGCGCTACCACCAGGCCCTGATCCGGGTGGCGCACGTCTTCTCGCACTTCCGCACGTCGTTCCTCGGCAAGGTGAGCCCGGTGCACCTCTTCTGGGGTGCGCTCGACCTCGCGGTGACGCGCTTCTCGGGCCGGCGGGCGCCGCTGCACCCGGGCGGCATCCCCAACCTCCCGGACGAGGTGACCCGGGAGGCCTACAGCCACGAGGTCTCCTCGGCGGGTTTCTGGCCGGGCGGCGGCGGCGTGGAGGAGGCGATGTTCTATTCCTACGCCTACCCGGCCCCCGACGGCTTCGCGGCGGCGAAGGTGGAGCCGGAGGGCGCGCGCTACCACGACCAGCTCGGCGAGTTCGTCCTCCCCTACGACGCGGTCCGGTCGGCCGCCGACCCGAGCGCGACGCTGCTGCGCTTCCTGCGGTCGACCTACGCCGCGGCGGCGGACCGAGGCGGCTGGGATCGCGACGCCCTCGAGTGCGAGCTCGGCGCCCCGGGCGTCCCGCGCGCCGTCTCGAGCCCGCGTGAGGGCGGCTCTTGA